In the Arachis ipaensis cultivar K30076 chromosome B04, Araip1.1, whole genome shotgun sequence genome, taaaataaagggtaaattacCCTTTGTGATATATATAGTGcctataattataattaagttgAATGTTAACCATAATAATTAGGTATATGTTCTctacttttttttctctctcttgtgTTTATTTAAATTTAGTTTAGCACCACCAGTCTATGATAGTGGTGGCAATTGTCACTGTTGGAAAAATTTCTTTGCGGTGAACTCACAAACCCATCAACAAGGTGTAAGTACGTATTTAGCTCGTTACACGTGGCAACATTTGTGCTACCGAGGTATGGAGAATCTCTGCTACATAGGCGCAACTCCTTCCCAACCTCAGCGTACACCCACTGTGCCCCTCCACCCTCTTCTGTATGGTGATAACATCCTCGGAGTTCACTATCCACACAACTTTTGTCCCATGAAAGTGATTAAATTCTTATGCATGATTGTCACCTCATCTTGCAAATCCTATTGATCTCCACCTCATCGACAACAATGTCTTTAATCACGTGAGGATCCGAATCTACCATCATTTGAAACTTGTATTTGACATCATCAATAACAATGTCTTTAACTGTGTTTATGACTTGATGATCTAAAGAATCTTTCCAAATGTCTTTATGACTTCTATTATCACGGACCATAAACTCTCCTCTACCTTCAAGTGCATCAATTACCACAACTCCATCAAGGTCAGAAGACACATACACTGAATAAAATCATAGAAGACTACAGAAAGGAAGAGTCACGAAGGGCAAAGAGGCTGACAAATGAGCTGCAACTAAGACTAGCGAAGATGCTTCTGCAGCAGCGATGAAGACCGGGCTGGAGGCGGCGACGTTCAGGCTACAACGAGGGAAAGCGACGATTCTACTTCATCCCTTAGATGCGAGAAGACGACGATTTTACGGTGAAATTAACTGTCAAAGTGAGAGACGGTGGCAGTAAGAGCGGAGGAGCGTGGCAGTGAGAGAAAAAAAACCATTAAAAAACCGTTTATGGGCAAATAATAAAAATTGTTAAAGATGAACTGTGTTTTAGTTTGACCAATGCTACCTGTCAAAAATTAATTGGTAGAATTAATGTGTCTTTAAAAGAAGTTGTTTTTTGTGTGTTTATGTAAGTGGTGTCCTTGATAAAAATCTTGAGAATAATCAACATCATATTTTACCTTTTCTTTTAAAACTAAGTAAGCTTAATTCAACTCTAAAAAATATCGCAACACATTATTTTACAGTTTACACATAAACACTATAGAAACTGTAATTTTAATCCGCACCAGACTTGTAATAATATATATCTGCGTTTACCACTCATGTTAGCGTGATCAGTGTCATCTCAGCAATAAAAGTAGTAGTGAACTTGGTACTTTCTTATGTGTTTCTTTCCTTTTGATCTTTAGTGCTGAGCTTTCCAAATTGCTTCTTTTGAAGTGGGAACATAAAAGGATATTACCAAGCTGACACATCAAAATAAAGTTTCATAATCAAAAGGAAGAAAGGAAAAAAGTTGCTCTACTTAAAAAAATCAATGAGcaggtatttttattttaagttgtatgttttagttgttttcttcaaTCATTCAGTTGCTTTCACAGCTTGTTTGCATGCAGCGAAATAATTCTATTATTTATCTAAGTAAGAGTNNNNNNNNNNNNNNNNNNNNNNNNNNNNNNNNNNNNNNNNNNNNNNNNNNNNNNNNNNNNNNNNNNNNNNNNNNNNNNNNNNNNNNNNNNNNNNNNNNNNNNNNNNNNNNNNNNNNNNNNNNNNNNNNNNNNNNNNNNNNNNNNNNNNNNNNNNNNNNNNNNNNNNNNNNNNNNNNNNNNNNNNNNNNNNNNNNNNNNNNNNNNNNNNNNNNNNNNNNNNNNNNNNNNNNNNNNNNNNNNNNNNNNNNNNNNNNNNNNNNNNNNNNNNNNNNNNNNNNNNNNNNNNNNNNNNNNNNNNNNNNNNNNNNNNNNNNNNNNNNNNNNNNNNNNNNNNNNNNNNNNNNNNNNNNNNNNNNNNNNNNNNNNNNNNNNNNNNNNNNNNNNNNNNNNNNNNNNNNNNNNNNNNNNNNNNNNNNNNNNNNNNNNNNNNNNNNNNNNNNNNNNNNNNNNNNNNNNNNNNNNNNNNNNNNNNNNNNNNNNNNNNNNNNNNNNNNNNNNNNNNNNNNNNNNNNNNNNNNNNNNNNNNNNNNNNNNNNNNNNNNNNNNNNNNNNNNNNNNNNNNNNNNNNNNNNNNNNNNNNNNNNNNNNNNNNNNNNNNNNNNNNNNNNNNNNNNNNNNNNNNNNNNNNNNNNNNNNNNNNNNNNNNNNNNNNNNNNNNNNNNNNNNNNNNNNNNNNNNNNNNNNNNNNNNNNNNNNNNNNNNNNNNNNNNNNNNNNNNNNNNNNNNNNNNNNNNNNNNNNNNNNNNNNNNNNNNNNNNNNNNNNNNNNNNNNNNNNNNNNNNNNNNNNNNNNNNNNNNNNNNNNNNNNNNNNNNNNNNNNNNNNNNNNNNNNNNNNNNNNNNNNNNNNNNNNNNNNNNNNNNNNNNNNNNNNNNNNNNNNNNNNNNNNNNNNNNNNNNNNNNNNNNNNNNNNNNNNNNNNNNNNNNNNNNNNNNNNNNNNNNNNNNNNNNNNNNNNNNNNTATATCATTCTTTAGTATATTCTTTAGCATCATTTTGCTGCTTCTGAACTCTGAAATGGGTTTGATACCACTTTCAGCTCATCTTACCTGGAAATCGTTGTTTTGAGCAAAACCTATTACTCAGGTGATTTAAACACTGGTACTCAAACCGAACTCTTTGTCTCTTTCTAGAAATTTACAAAGTCAATGCAAGATTCTATCCCTTAATAAGCCCTCtgtcttttttctctttcttttttttttttttttttttttttttttttttttttttttttNNNNNNNNNNNNNNNNNNNNNNNNNNNNNNNNNNNNNNNNNNNNNNNNNNNNNNNNNNNNNNNNNNNNNNNNNNNNNNNNNNNNNNNNNNNNNNNNNNNNNNNNNNNNNNNNNNNNTTTTTCTGGGGTTTCTTATGGAGCAATTGAGCTTTTTATTTGATATAAACAAACCGAAAATTATTCTATGCTTCTTCCTTCTGATAAAAATTCATTTTTGTACCAAAGTTTGCTTATAACAGCCATCAATAAAATGAATGTATTAAATGTAATTAGCACAATTATTATTCATAAAATTCTCacttccttaagttgatccaaGAGAAAGACAAGGAAAAAAGTAACTATGATTAAAAATTCTCAACATTGCTGTTTCTTAATGTTGAGCTTGAGTTTGTTCATTTTTCCATTGTAAACCCTGCTTCTAGCTAGCTTTTAATCAATTGGCCGTTATATAATATGAATGAACtcttaatatgattttttttcatCTCATGATGTTTTAGTACATGAGCTCTCAGCCATCTCAACTAGTAATTTGAAAAGGATGGGAATATATGATCCGTTCCATCAAGTTAGCATGTGGAGTGACAGCTTCAAAGTTGATGGCAGCCTGAATTCAGTTGCTTCCCCAATGTTAATGGTGAACACAAATATGGAGGAAAGTAAGGTTAGAACTTAAAACGAATATTATGTTTGGTTTGTAtcttcattttctatttttatttcactttcaagttttaataagaaaaaaatgatagcaagaaaagaaaatagaattatattattttataattttttttataaaatcctaaaaataaaaacgttaaaaataaaaatagaaaataaaaccaTAAATTAAACTTACCTTGACAATGTTTTTCAATTTGATTTGACTCTTCTGTGCAGCCGGAATTTATTCCTCATGAATCAAGGGAACCTTCCGGAGATGATCAAGAGATTACTGATAAAGAAGTTAGTAAGGTAATGAAATTTGAAATCTCTATATGTGTGTTCTATGTATTGCTATTTTGAgcagttttcttttctttttttttttttaaatgtgttGTTGTAAATACTATAAATTGGTGATATTGTCCACTTTGAAGTTGGTTTTTCCCACTGTTTTAAAACACGTTATATATAAAGGAGAAAAATTAGACATCGATTGGAAAGGCAAATGAAACAACATGCTTTATAAGTTATACGAGTGTGAATACCTTTTCCTTGTGACCTGTTTTAAAACTATGCCATGAACTAGCCGCAAAACAGACAATATCTCTAGCAGCCGAGCTAGGTTGTTAAAAAAGAGGATTAAAAGTTTGAATGAACGTCGTACATATATTTttctaataaaatattttacacgtAGCGTTCCTATACCTAAACGTGTTGTATTCCATGTAACTATGACAATGATATAGGTTTTCTATTATGGTATTTAGAGCCTAATTGCTCTACCATGGCCAGAGGAAACATTTCCTCTGCTTCCAATCAACAACAACTGCCTCCTAAAAATAACCCACCCACGGACCATTCCCAAAATCCAACTTCTTATTATATTCATCCAAATGGGAACCTCATTCTTACTCTTGTATCTGTCACTCTCTCATCTAAAAAATATAGCCGAATCATATTTCTTAGGCTTTCAGAGTTCCAGATTGGATTAATGTCATGTAAGATGGATGAGCTTGAAGCTGTTTGAAAAGAATTACATTTAGCGCCTAGTTCCGATGCAGTAATGGGTAGACAATTCTTTGGTATGCAGTTCactattttttgttaaattaCCAGGGTTTCTTTAGAAAGAATTTATAGTATGCGGTATTCAAAAAGGGAGATTTAGTAGGCAATACACAAGTAAATTAAGGAACCCAATTAAATAGGGTCAACCTTTTAAAATGATGCTAAGTAACTGAAATGCTTCTTGGTGATTTATACTTTTGAAGTTCTTATATCAAGAATGTAAATTTTTTACATGAGTAAGTGACATTACAGTTGCTCAATATTCATGTGTAGGTGCATCGACGACTGGCGCAAAATCGTGAGGCTGCACGGAAAAGCCGGCTGCGGAAGAAGGTTGTTGAAGCTGAATCACTACGAGTTTAGGCAGTATTTATCATCTCTTCTGATTCGTACCTTTTTCTTTTACTTACAGGCTTATGTTCAACAATTAGAAACAAGCAGATTGAAGCTCATGCAATTGGAGCTGGAGATAGAGAAAGCAAGAAAACATGTAATGGTTTCGGGCTTTCAATGTTTGTTCTTCCTCTTGTCATGTTTAGGCATACACTAAAATGTTTTTTTTGCAGGGTCTATATGTAGGGAGTGCATTAGATGATGGTTATACTGGCTCGCCGGGAACAATAACCTCAGGTTTTTTATTCTTGAagtttagttttaatcttcatgaAACTGTTATTTTCTATGTATCATGCTTCTTGTTCTATGTTCAAATGAAATTGCAGAAATTGAACCGTGATGTTTGTATTGTGTGTAAATCCATGTATTTCTTGTTTCATGTAGTAATCTATCCATGTCTTTAGGCATATGCGAATGTGATTATTTCGACCAAGATATTTTTCgattagggttaagtacgattgtAGTCCCTAAGGTAGAGatcgaaaattttttttctccAGCCTTTTTTTGCCTATAAAATGGTACCGAATGTTTAACctagttttaaaattgtccttttaatcaaaattttaatttttattactaaattatccataattaaaaaatataaaagaaaaaaaaagaaaaagggttaAAGGGCTAAGGAACAGGAGAATGGAATTACGCCGAGGTGGTTcaaggaagaagaggaaaaaggggAAGGGAATTCGCCGCCGCTGCTCGTCGTCCTTCGGTCACTAGATCTCACCGCTGCTCCTCTGGGCTCGGCGGAGGTGCTCGATGGCAGTGGGTTCTGGtttgaagcaagaacaagagaagGCTTCGGTAGTTTTTTGATGGTGGGTGGAGGAAACGCCGACGGTGATGGTGGAGCTCAAAGAAGATGGCGTGAACTGAAGGTGAGTCGAGGGAGGAGAAGAGGGCTTCGCGCTGTGATGGTGGCGCTAGGATAGtgcgaagagagaagaagaaaagggtgGTGGCGTTGTGATGGCTCGCcggcttctgcttctgcttccatTCTTCTTATGCTTCTGCTCCCATTATGTTGTTGATTTCTGATTATTGTTGCTTCTGCTTCTGGTTGATTACATTGTTTCATTGTTGTTCTGCTCCTGTTTTTGCTTCTGCTTGATTACAGTGTTTCATTGTTTCATTATACAGATTTGTTGATCCATTATccatttttttaatgtttattacATTGTTTCATTGCTGTTTTTTCTGGTTCTGCTTCTGCTTGATTTTGGGAAAGAAGGGGAAGGGGTATTTTGGTCAGAAGGAAggttttaaaactaagttaaacctttGAAACTATTTTGTAGGCAAAAAAACGCCAAGGACAAAAAAGATTTCCGacctctacgttagggaccaaaatcgtacttaacccttctGATTATCATAGTTAAAGGATGATTACTAAAATGATTTTAGAAAATGATTGGGCGATTTTGTGCTAGACTTCCTAATCTATTTCTTGAACTGCTAAGTACACATTTTGAGCATTTAATAGTGCCATGAATTCAATCCGTAATAAGTTGAAATCTATTGGATGCGGTTTTTATTGGTAAATATATGTATGAACAAAGTATTATGTGCTGATTTACACGTTGCTTGCATGACAAGATTGAAATCAAAAGATTATGaatctttttgttttttgtttataATGTTTAAACTCCATTTACTTTGCATTTATTACTAGTCCTTCTTAGTGCAAGCCCCGTTGAGCTTATAGCTTTTGAGATTTACCAAGCAGGGTTAACGGTCTTTGAGATTGAATATGGACACTGGGTTGAACAACAGCATCGACAGAATGATGAACTCAGAAATGCATTGCACACTCATGCATCTGATATAGAGCTTCATCTACTTGTTGAGAGCAACTTGAATCATTATGCAAATCTTTTCCAGATGAAAGCAGACATGGCAAAGATTGATGTATTTTATTTGATCTCTGGTGCGTGGAAAGCATCGGTTGAACGCCTTTTTCTTTGGATTGGAGGATCCCGTCCATCGCAGCTTCTAAATGTAAATCCCTATACTATATTTCATTTTAACATTCAATTACTGTGGAAAAAGGAAGCTCTATAccatcttctcctttctctctctgTCTCCAGTTGTAATCACTTTgaagtttgtttgtttttaaattaGTACAAAATACCCGACATTCCTTGTAGGTGGTGAAATTTATGGTGACTCCTGTCTGTTTGTGTAGGTCACGTTGACCTTTCTTACAGGAaggataaatattatatttataagaGTGCTTAGtgttatattttatttacaatCATGTTATAAATACACTAAAAATTAGCTGCTAAATCAGTCActcatatataatatatacttaaatacaaaataatattaaaaacagattaaacaatatatatattttatacacaaatatataatagttaattTTGATGGCTGATTTTAATGTATATGCACAGCTACCTAGTATTATTTTCACAATAACAAAAtaggtcaaggtatggttttagaATTAAAGGGAATCAAGTTAAATTTTACTTTAGGAGGTGAAAGTATTTTCCCTTTAAATTATCGATCATTATTTAGtaaactatatttttcttttggCCATTCTTCACAGATCATAGTGCCACAACTTGAGCCTTTGAGCGATCAACAAATCGCCAGTATTAACAACCTCCGTCTATCGTCCCAGCAAGCAGAAGATGCGCTTTCACTGGGGTTGGAGAAACTACAGCAGGGTCTGGTCCACAGCATAGCAGTTGATCCAATGCTTATAGGAAACTATGGATTTCAGATGGCTGCTGCCCTTGACAATATTGAGGCTCTAGAAGGTTTTGTGAGCCAGGTAAAGTAACATTAGATATTgaactttttgttcttttttttttttttttcattccaaAAAAGCCTTTACAAATCGCTAAAGAAGTATAAACTATATTGATTAAATGACGATGCAATGTCCAATCATAAATCATTTTGGTATTCATAGTTTCATACTATTGTAGTGAAAATCTCTAAGAGGTTTACTTATGAGTTGTCCATCAACATATTAAGTGACAATCAATATTTAATCACCGTATatatgtgtataaatacatatgttatttatcttaattttaatattttattttatattttaatatatattttttactaataactaatttaatagCTAATTTTTTATGTTCATATAACATGGTAAATCATTTCCATGTTCATACAGCTATAATTCAAATCACTAGCAACCGTCTAGTGATAAGGGATTTGGGTAATGTATTGTCGATGTATTaaaattaggtttaattattttgttactcTATACTGttttattaaatttgtaattaaatttctataattttttttatcgagTCTTTACATTATTTCAAAATTTGTAATTAGGTCCTTATCAGTGTAAAAAATATCAGAATGAATAGAATATTTTTTCACAAATTAAAAAGTACctacaattaaaaatttaattagatctttgatcacaaattttttaaaagaaatgttccattaatttgaatattttttatactaaCAAGAAcctaataacaaaattaaaaagaatgtagtaatccaatttaaaaaaaaatatatatttaagtacttaattataaatttagtaaaaCAATAAAgaccaataaaataattaaaccttaaaagTATTATAGTGCAATTTTGTTTAGGTCTTAATCTCATAGTTATGATATTGCTAGGTCTTTCATTACCTAAATCTATTAGGAATATCAATAAATTTTGATAGCCCTTTAATATTCTTCTATTtgtaataacataaaaaaaagcaccattaaaaatctaactaaaactaTTGATAATCACTATAGAAtaattaattcttttatttttcttctcttaacTCTTAGGTTTTTGACTAGAAAAGAATTAAAAGATGATCTCTAATTCTTATCTAAATTATAATTATTCTAAAAGGTTTTAAATTGGTTCTAGATGTACCACGATATCATTacctttttttcaaatttaagATCAAACTATGTAATGATTTGCAATAAAGTCCAATATTAAAAGAGTTGAACTAGAACATATTGTGAAAGAGACATACGGTAGAATCTAGGTTACTTTTTGAGCATGAGAAATCTCAACAAGAAAGATAGATTAGATGCAAGATATTCTAATACATTTAGGTAATAGAAGACTTAATAATATCATAATTAAGAGTTTAAGACCATTAAAATAGAACACTATAACAAAATTAATGTACTATTAATaatgtttttattaaaattacgtTTGTGCAATTGTTCTTTTTCACTTTTACTTTCTCAACAAGGACAAACTCTATTTTTCTACTCTCTTCTTCTTGCTCCTCAAGCCCCTCTTGGAGAATTAGAGGAAGAAAGGAGTAGGAGAATAGGATTTGAACTTGTTGAGAGGATAAAGGTAGAAAAAGGGAGTTGAGCAAACATAACttcaacaaaaatattattaacaGTACATCAATTTCGTTAATTGTTAATGAAAAATTTAACTGTGAGATAATATTGATTCCATT is a window encoding:
- the LOC107639345 gene encoding transcription factor TGA3 isoform X2, whose protein sequence is MSSSSYLEIVVLSKTYYSGDLNTVHELSAISTSNLKRMGIYDPFHQVSMWSDSFKVDGSLNSVASPMLMVNTNMEESKPEFIPHESREPSGDDQEITDKEVSKVHRRLAQNREAARKSRLRKKAYVQQLETSRLKLMQLELEIEKARKHGLYVGSALDDGYTGSPGTITSGLTVFEIEYGHWVEQQHRQNDELRNALHTHASDIELHLLVESNLNHYANLFQMKADMAKIDVFYLISGAWKASVERLFLWIGGSRPSQLLNIIVPQLEPLSDQQIASINNLRLSSQQAEDALSLGLEKLQQGLVHSIAVDPMLIGNYGFQMAAALDNIEALEGFVSQITSGNKLCCTCLES
- the LOC107639345 gene encoding transcription factor TGA7 isoform X1 produces the protein MSSSSYLEIVVLSKTYYSGDLNTVHELSAISTSNLKRMGIYDPFHQVSMWSDSFKVDGSLNSVASPMLMVNTNMEESKPEFIPHESREPSGDDQEITDKEVSKVHRRLAQNREAARKSRLRKKAYVQQLETSRLKLMQLELEIEKARKHGLYVGSALDDGYTGSPGTITSGLTVFEIEYGHWVEQQHRQNDELRNALHTHASDIELHLLVESNLNHYANLFQMKADMAKIDVFYLISGAWKASVERLFLWIGGSRPSQLLNIIVPQLEPLSDQQIASINNLRLSSQQAEDALSLGLEKLQQGLVHSIAVDPMLIGNYGFQMAAALDNIEALEGFVSQADHLRQQTLLHMSRILTTGQAARGLMIMGEYLQRLRTLSSLWSSRP